The Brasilonema sennae CENA114 genome includes a region encoding these proteins:
- a CDS encoding TrkH family potassium uptake protein translates to MTVSRTICLGFLAVIIVGTILLMMPFSTSDGAWNNPIVALFTSTSAVCVTGLSVVDPGSYFSFWGQFFIALLAQIGGLGYMTTTTFLIMLIGRKFDLRQKVAIQQALDRPGMQGSAQIIRSIIATTLIFEITGIFLLLFAFVPKYGWNQGLWLAIFHSINAWNNAGFSLFKDNLIGYQSSFLVVFTITVLIIFGGIGYQVILESYFWLRDRALRGSLLEHRLLKKQTNLFLSLDFKVATSTTLILLVLGTVAFFFVELRNPETFGNLSLPDKLLVAWFQSVTPRTAGFNTIDIGKMTNAGLFIMIALMFIGASPGGTGGGLKTTTLRVLTSCTQAILQGKEEVLLYDRKIAINVILKAVGVFIGSVTTVIASTILIALTDPKLEFIQIFFEVVSAFATVGLSTGITGSVSAAGKLILIVTMYIGRVGILLLMSAMLGDPKPTRIHYPEENLLVG, encoded by the coding sequence ATGACTGTTTCTCGGACGATTTGCTTAGGATTTCTCGCAGTCATTATTGTAGGAACTATCCTGCTGATGATGCCTTTTTCTACCAGTGATGGTGCGTGGAATAACCCAATAGTTGCTTTATTCACCTCAACATCAGCAGTTTGTGTGACAGGCTTATCAGTGGTAGATCCAGGCAGCTATTTCTCTTTTTGGGGTCAATTCTTTATTGCGCTTTTAGCACAAATTGGTGGTTTAGGCTATATGACAACCACCACATTTTTGATTATGCTTATTGGTCGTAAATTTGACCTACGACAAAAAGTTGCCATTCAACAAGCTTTAGACAGACCTGGAATGCAAGGGAGTGCTCAAATTATCCGCTCTATTATTGCAACAACGTTGATTTTTGAAATCACAGGTATCTTTTTATTACTATTCGCTTTTGTTCCCAAGTATGGATGGAATCAAGGACTTTGGTTAGCGATTTTTCATAGCATTAACGCTTGGAATAATGCTGGTTTCAGTTTGTTTAAAGATAACTTAATTGGATACCAATCATCGTTTTTAGTTGTCTTCACGATAACGGTATTAATTATCTTTGGGGGTATTGGTTATCAGGTCATTTTAGAAAGTTACTTTTGGTTGCGCGATCGCGCCTTGCGCGGCTCCCTGCTGGAGCATCGCCTACTCAAAAAACAAACAAATCTCTTCTTATCTCTAGATTTTAAAGTTGCTACTAGCACAACATTAATTCTTTTAGTCCTTGGGACAGTTGCGTTTTTCTTTGTTGAATTAAGAAATCCGGAAACTTTTGGTAATTTGAGTTTGCCTGACAAATTATTAGTCGCTTGGTTTCAATCTGTAACTCCTAGAACTGCTGGATTTAATACCATAGATATAGGTAAAATGACAAATGCTGGTTTGTTTATTATGATTGCACTCATGTTTATTGGTGCAAGCCCAGGCGGTACAGGAGGCGGACTTAAAACGACAACTTTAAGAGTTCTGACCAGTTGTACTCAGGCAATTCTTCAGGGAAAAGAAGAGGTTTTATTGTACGATCGCAAGATAGCAATAAATGTCATTTTAAAAGCTGTTGGAGTTTTTATTGGTTCTGTAACAACTGTCATTGCATCTACTATTTTAATTGCACTAACAGATCCAAAATTAGAATTTATTCAAATATTTTTTGAAGTTGTATCAGCCTTTGCTACGGTGGGTCTTTCCACTGGCATTACGGGCAGCGTATCTGCTGCCGGAAAGCTCATATTAATTGTGACAATGTATATTGGCAGAGTCGGTATTTTACTACTCATGTCAGCTATGCTCGGAGACCCCAAACCGACTAGGATTCATTACCCAGAAGAAAACTTACTTGTAGGATAA
- a CDS encoding potassium channel family protein, giving the protein MNLASLGFFRSLRKDNQQFAVIGLGRFGRSVCLTLHKFGYQVLATDIDEKRVAQALTEHITGHALQLDSTEPAALKEAGIFEFDTVIVAIGNYIQESIITTLNVKEGGVPHVIAKASSEVHCKLLHKVGADHVVFPEYEAGSALARTLTKPSILDRFDLDPDNSIVELIVPDEFHGRTIAELQLRNRYGLNLLAVSQDGKFQINPNPSQRLDRGSAMVVIGCNKDINRLPI; this is encoded by the coding sequence GTGAATTTGGCATCATTAGGATTTTTTCGTAGTCTGCGTAAGGACAATCAGCAGTTTGCTGTTATTGGGTTAGGTCGTTTTGGTCGTTCAGTCTGTTTAACACTGCACAAATTCGGCTATCAAGTGCTAGCTACAGATATAGATGAAAAACGGGTAGCTCAAGCCTTGACTGAGCATATAACTGGTCATGCTTTACAATTAGATTCAACTGAACCAGCAGCACTAAAAGAAGCTGGAATTTTTGAATTTGATACGGTCATTGTAGCAATCGGAAATTACATCCAAGAAAGCATCATCACAACATTGAACGTCAAAGAAGGTGGTGTACCTCATGTCATTGCAAAAGCTTCTAGTGAAGTTCATTGCAAATTGTTGCACAAAGTGGGAGCAGATCACGTTGTGTTTCCGGAGTATGAAGCGGGTTCTGCTTTAGCGCGAACACTTACAAAACCCTCTATCCTAGACAGATTTGATCTTGATCCAGATAACAGTATTGTAGAGTTGATTGTACCAGACGAATTTCATGGCAGAACAATCGCTGAATTACAACTTCGCAACCGCTATGGTTTAAATTTGCTGGCTGTTAGTCAAGATGGTAAATTCCAAATTAATCCTAATCCCAGTCAGCGTCTTGATCGCGGTTCGGCAATGGTTGTGATTGGCTGCAATAAGGATATTAATCGCTTACCTATTTGA
- the queA gene encoding tRNA preQ1(34) S-adenosylmethionine ribosyltransferase-isomerase QueA — protein sequence MQQQRAKTNLNPISSPHKEDLELDRSLTGYDYELPQELIAQNPVVPRDHSKLLVVNAQDTGIKVEPRHCIFRSLPEQLKSGDLLVMNNTKVYPARLYGRKSTGAEIEVLLLEERQHNCWLALVKPGKRFTRGAKIIFEAKANSSSSPSSLTATVLETDEATGGRLLQFNLPEGMSLVQMLDVFGEVPLPPYITASDAQGAQYQTVYAKVPGAVAAPTAGLHFTPELLQRLGDHGIHQAFVTLHVGVGTFRPVEVEDVKTHKMHEEWISVPSSTVEQIRATQASGGRIVAVGTTVARALEGAAAKGELQPFSGKTDLFIYPGYQWRVVDGLITNFHLPRSSLLMLVSALIGRQRLLNIYQQAISSQYRFYSFGDAMLILPEARTLNSEQ from the coding sequence ATGCAGCAACAACGAGCCAAAACCAATTTAAACCCAATATCTAGTCCTCACAAGGAAGACTTGGAATTAGATCGTTCCCTAACTGGATATGACTATGAATTACCTCAAGAACTCATAGCCCAAAACCCAGTGGTACCCAGGGATCATTCCAAGCTTTTGGTAGTAAATGCCCAGGATACAGGTATAAAAGTAGAACCAAGACACTGTATTTTCCGAAGTTTGCCAGAACAACTCAAATCTGGTGATTTACTGGTAATGAATAATACTAAAGTTTATCCGGCACGTTTGTATGGTCGTAAATCTACTGGTGCGGAAATAGAAGTATTGTTGTTAGAAGAACGCCAGCATAATTGTTGGTTAGCCTTAGTCAAGCCAGGAAAACGTTTCACACGGGGAGCGAAGATTATTTTTGAAGCAAAGGCAAATTCCTCATCTTCCCCATCCTCCCTCACTGCGACAGTCTTAGAAACAGACGAGGCGACTGGAGGGCGTCTTTTGCAATTCAATTTACCAGAGGGGATGTCTTTAGTACAGATGTTGGATGTATTTGGTGAAGTTCCTCTACCACCTTACATCACTGCATCTGATGCCCAAGGCGCTCAGTATCAGACAGTTTATGCTAAAGTTCCAGGAGCAGTAGCAGCTCCGACAGCAGGGCTTCACTTTACGCCAGAATTACTACAGAGGTTGGGCGATCACGGAATTCATCAAGCTTTTGTCACATTACACGTTGGCGTAGGAACATTTCGCCCTGTAGAAGTGGAGGACGTAAAAACCCATAAAATGCATGAAGAATGGATTTCAGTGCCTTCCTCCACGGTAGAGCAAATCCGTGCAACTCAAGCATCTGGTGGCCGAATTGTTGCTGTAGGTACAACAGTAGCACGCGCATTAGAAGGAGCTGCAGCCAAAGGTGAGTTGCAACCATTTTCTGGCAAAACCGATTTGTTTATCTACCCCGGCTACCAATGGCGAGTTGTAGATGGTTTAATTACCAATTTTCACCTACCGCGTTCTAGCTTGCTGATGTTGGTGAGTGCTTTAATTGGTCGGCAACGTTTGTTAAATATATATCAGCAAGCGATATCATCTCAATATCGCTTTTATTCTTTTGGTGATGCAATGTTGATTTTGCCAGAAGCAAGAACGCTTAACAGTGAACAGTAA